A stretch of the Actinoalloteichus fjordicus genome encodes the following:
- a CDS encoding HAD family hydrolase, whose amino-acid sequence MPPRDQQQPVLLIDMGGVFFSYSFLAALAAWADAAGVDAGRLRERWQIDGPFDAFERGEISPAAYLEHLRHLLDLDVDDEQIVVGWNSIYGTVDTDLIQLLGAADVRALFHHIAGVSNTNTLHADFWRELYREHLPVLDTVHCSHEIGVTKPTAAFFDHVATVAGVPRERLVLVDDIAEVIDAARDLGLRAHLYQGAAELAAFLDTL is encoded by the coding sequence ATGCCCCCGCGTGACCAACAGCAACCCGTCCTCCTCATCGACATGGGCGGGGTGTTCTTCTCCTACTCCTTCCTCGCCGCCCTGGCCGCTTGGGCGGACGCCGCCGGCGTCGACGCAGGCCGACTGCGCGAACGCTGGCAGATCGATGGTCCCTTCGATGCGTTCGAGCGCGGCGAGATCAGCCCCGCCGCCTACCTCGAGCACCTGCGCCACCTGCTCGACCTCGACGTGGACGACGAACAGATCGTCGTCGGCTGGAACTCGATCTACGGCACGGTCGACACCGACCTGATCCAACTCTTGGGCGCAGCCGATGTCCGTGCCCTCTTCCACCACATCGCCGGCGTCTCCAACACCAACACCCTGCACGCCGACTTCTGGCGCGAGCTGTACCGCGAGCACCTCCCGGTCCTGGACACCGTCCACTGCTCCCACGAGATCGGCGTGACCAAGCCGACCGCTGCGTTCTTCGACCACGTCGCCACCGTCGCCGGTGTCCCTCGCGAACGCCTCGTCCTCGTCGACGACATCGCCGAGGTCATCGACGCCGCCCGCGACCTGGGCCTGCGCGCCCATCTGTACCAGGGCGCCGCCGAGCTCGCCGCCTTCCTCGACACCCTCTGA
- a CDS encoding AMP-binding protein, producing the protein MPDRLLHHFLRQPGQQTATIDLDGTAWSFDDVLGRALTIARRLRVRGGTAGRVVLLRSEPGPLFGVADLAVLVAGGVPAVLPDLTHEQLTAVWRVVDPSAVIDTTGQDRSLLDDEASRTGTVLHRVDEANCRPAGTPVEWRAVARRWAEARREPAATVVFTSGTTGAPRAVVLNETALVRGVRAWTAQWTARPTRTLSYLPISHIAQRLMGHTLMCLYGTTVVASTPGRAADDLVAYRPDTLLGVPHLWARLASASAQNDEAGQLLCAALAGVTTAVNGAAALDRAVAAELQRRTGIRIADAYGATETTVPAFHQPDAALLGLGRPVGVQHRLTDEGELLLRGPNLAAGYVDRWPRLRPVTGRHGWLPTGDLIRAADDGTLHPVGRRASAFKTSRGEMISPEPVEAHLLTHPAVIAACLLGHSLPRAVALVCAPDTATWIPAHVAALQRELHDSAEAARRRGDVPWSDLAAVHVLPDSWADLGLVTSTGKPRRREIHNHYRHLLTLPESAHAPA; encoded by the coding sequence ATGCCGGACCGACTCCTCCACCACTTCCTCCGCCAGCCCGGCCAACAGACCGCCACCATCGATCTCGACGGCACCGCGTGGTCGTTCGACGACGTCCTCGGCCGCGCCCTCACCATCGCCCGACGGCTACGTGTCCGAGGCGGAACAGCGGGGCGCGTGGTGCTGTTGCGCAGCGAGCCGGGGCCGCTGTTCGGCGTCGCCGACCTGGCGGTGCTCGTGGCCGGTGGGGTGCCTGCCGTCCTGCCCGACCTCACCCACGAGCAGCTGACGGCGGTATGGCGGGTCGTCGACCCGTCCGCCGTCATCGACACCACGGGCCAGGACCGCAGCCTGCTCGATGACGAGGCATCCAGGACCGGGACCGTCCTGCATCGGGTGGACGAGGCGAACTGCCGTCCAGCGGGAACACCCGTGGAGTGGCGTGCCGTCGCCCGCCGCTGGGCTGAAGCGAGGAGGGAACCCGCCGCCACGGTGGTGTTCACCTCCGGCACCACCGGTGCGCCGCGCGCGGTCGTCCTGAACGAGACGGCGCTCGTGCGCGGAGTCCGCGCCTGGACCGCCCAGTGGACCGCCCGCCCCACCCGGACCCTGTCCTACCTGCCGATCTCTCACATTGCCCAGCGCCTCATGGGTCACACCTTGATGTGCCTGTACGGGACCACCGTCGTGGCCTCCACCCCCGGCCGCGCCGCCGACGACCTGGTCGCGTACCGGCCGGACACGCTGCTCGGGGTCCCGCACCTCTGGGCCCGTCTGGCCTCTGCGAGCGCGCAGAACGACGAAGCTGGCCAGCTCCTGTGCGCAGCCCTGGCCGGGGTGACGACGGCCGTCAACGGGGCCGCCGCCCTGGACCGGGCCGTCGCCGCCGAACTCCAGCGCCGTACCGGGATACGGATCGCCGATGCATACGGGGCGACGGAGACCACCGTCCCCGCCTTCCACCAACCCGACGCAGCACTACTCGGGCTGGGCCGGCCGGTCGGCGTCCAACACCGGCTCACCGACGAGGGCGAGCTGCTGCTGCGCGGGCCGAACCTGGCAGCCGGGTACGTCGACCGCTGGCCCCGTCTGCGTCCGGTCACCGGCAGGCACGGGTGGCTCCCCACCGGCGACCTCATCCGGGCGGCCGACGACGGCACACTCCATCCGGTCGGCCGCCGTGCCTCGGCATTCAAGACCTCCCGCGGCGAGATGATCAGCCCCGAGCCGGTGGAGGCCCACCTGCTCACCCACCCCGCCGTGATCGCCGCCTGCCTGCTGGGTCACAGCCTGCCCCGCGCTGTCGCCCTCGTCTGTGCACCCGACACCGCCACCTGGATCCCTGCACACGTCGCCGCCCTCCAACGCGAGCTCCACGACAGCGCCGAAGCCGCCCGACGGCGCGGCGACGTTCCGTGGTCCGACCTGGCGGCAGTCCACGTCCTGCCCGACTCCTGGGCAGACCTCGGCCTGGTCACCAGCACCGGCAAGCCGCGCCGCCGGGAGATCCATAACCACTACCGCCACCTCCTCACCCTTCCGGAGTCTGCCCATGCCCCCGCGTGA
- a CDS encoding acyl-CoA dehydrogenase family protein — MTVVQEHLALAGFDAVERLSEAAKAHREHGERHGTLHPKVWRMLEESVLPRVAVPTHCGGLEWSVPRILDAVHQVAAADPAAGWVVAIHAPAGAFLSRLDPAVARDLAGRNPVIAGSSLPAGITEQHGTNVRLSGRWPLVTGAPAMTLTALAAPVRSVEGTQAPRWWLVPRDAVTVKEDWDALGLRGSASFTVACDTEVPLAHSIALTDPPRLDTPLYRYPLYGLMAGCIAAVAQATATRALTAFTELAATTDTRHPAGTLADQPIAQTIFARAHGRIRAAAALLETATTAAWTSALIGEVPAGERALLRSACCQMAEAAEHACRDLFDAAGTAAVHRRHGLEGCWRDAVVISRHALVAARGRQLTGAYELSATTGKDL; from the coding sequence ATGACCGTTGTCCAAGAACACCTCGCCTTGGCCGGATTCGACGCCGTGGAACGGCTCAGCGAGGCAGCCAAAGCGCACAGGGAACACGGCGAGCGGCACGGCACATTGCACCCGAAGGTGTGGCGGATGCTGGAGGAATCCGTACTGCCGCGCGTCGCGGTGCCCACCCACTGCGGTGGCCTCGAATGGTCGGTGCCGCGGATTCTCGACGCGGTGCACCAGGTCGCCGCCGCTGATCCGGCGGCCGGATGGGTCGTCGCGATCCACGCCCCCGCGGGCGCCTTCCTGTCGCGCCTGGACCCGGCCGTCGCCCGTGACCTGGCTGGCCGCAATCCGGTGATCGCGGGATCGTCCCTGCCCGCCGGAATCACCGAGCAACACGGGACGAATGTTCGCCTGAGCGGACGATGGCCCCTGGTCACCGGCGCGCCCGCGATGACGCTGACCGCACTCGCCGCCCCCGTCCGCAGCGTTGAGGGGACCCAGGCGCCCCGTTGGTGGCTGGTGCCGCGCGACGCGGTGACGGTGAAAGAGGACTGGGATGCGCTGGGGTTACGCGGCAGCGCCTCCTTCACCGTCGCCTGCGACACCGAGGTCCCTCTCGCACACAGCATCGCCTTGACGGACCCGCCGCGCCTCGACACACCGCTCTACCGGTACCCGCTCTACGGCCTGATGGCCGGATGCATCGCCGCAGTGGCACAGGCCACTGCCACGCGGGCGCTGACCGCGTTCACCGAACTGGCCGCCACCACCGACACCCGGCACCCGGCAGGGACGCTCGCCGATCAACCGATCGCTCAGACGATCTTCGCTCGCGCTCACGGCCGAATTCGCGCCGCAGCTGCGCTGTTAGAGACGGCGACGACCGCTGCCTGGACTAGTGCCTTAATCGGCGAGGTGCCAGCTGGTGAACGGGCGTTGCTGCGCTCGGCTTGCTGCCAGATGGCCGAGGCCGCCGAGCACGCATGTCGAGACCTGTTCGACGCCGCCGGTACCGCCGCCGTCCACCGCCGCCACGGCCTGGAGGGCTGCTGGCGCGACGCCGTGGTGATCTCCCGCCACGCCTTGGTCGCCGCACGAGGCCGCCAGCTGACCGGCGCATACGAGCTGTCCGCGACCACAGGGAAGGACCTGTGA
- a CDS encoding ADP-dependent NAD(P)H-hydrate dehydratase, translating to MGEAVVRAAARRAAAVASGGVKGDGGLVIVIGGSRAYSAPPFLAGLAARRTGVHGVRIAAPAGPASQQTVLEAHLLEASGPELNAATVRAVAETSAQATERLQADGARGRVVWLVGPGLGGSPQARQVLDALIEARRQDRSAALVVDGSLGGGVTARRRIQALGADVVLLNLHEARALLPTTRQPGRGETIDPLALAALAREVGAVVVAKGDPDRITDGARTLEVPVGHPWLARHGTGDVLAGVAAGLLAQALPALDAAALACHLVGTAGIVLAADIGPGWFSRDLLDTVGAVLRDLLIPGSRGTAPTDQP from the coding sequence GTGGGCGAGGCCGTCGTGCGGGCGGCGGCGCGGCGGGCGGCGGCGGTGGCCTCCGGCGGCGTGAAGGGCGATGGCGGTCTGGTGATTGTGATCGGCGGTTCGCGCGCCTACAGCGCGCCGCCGTTCCTGGCCGGCCTGGCAGCCAGGCGTACTGGGGTGCACGGCGTGCGGATCGCCGCTCCGGCAGGGCCGGCCTCCCAACAGACGGTTCTCGAGGCGCATCTGCTCGAGGCGTCAGGTCCGGAGTTGAACGCCGCGACAGTCCGCGCGGTTGCCGAGACGTCGGCCCAGGCGACTGAGCGTCTCCAAGCCGACGGCGCCCGCGGCCGGGTGGTGTGGCTGGTCGGGCCGGGACTGGGCGGCAGTCCGCAGGCCCGGCAGGTGCTGGATGCCCTAATCGAGGCCCGCAGGCAGGACCGGTCGGCGGCGCTGGTGGTCGACGGGTCGCTCGGCGGGGGAGTGACAGCCCGGCGGCGCATCCAGGCACTGGGTGCGGACGTGGTGCTCCTCAACCTGCATGAGGCCCGTGCGCTGCTGCCCACCACACGCCAGCCGGGTCGCGGGGAGACGATCGATCCGCTGGCGCTGGCCGCGTTGGCACGGGAGGTCGGCGCTGTGGTGGTGGCCAAGGGAGACCCCGACCGGATCACCGACGGTGCTCGAACCCTGGAGGTGCCGGTCGGGCATCCGTGGCTGGCGCGCCACGGAACGGGCGACGTGCTGGCCGGCGTCGCAGCCGGCCTGCTCGCGCAGGCGCTTCCCGCGCTGGACGCGGCGGCGTTGGCCTGTCATCTGGTCGGCACCGCAGGCATCGTGCTCGCCGCCGACATCGGCCCGGGCTGGTTTTCGCGCGACCTGCTCGACACGGTCGGCGCCGTGCTGCGCGACCTGCTCATTCCAGGCAGCCGTGGAACGGCCCCGACTGATCAGCCCTGA
- the trpD gene encoding anthranilate phosphoribosyltransferase translates to MTTPVRTWAKLLAALLRGDDLTTADTHWAMGEVMKDNHEPVAFAGFLVALRAKGETAAEISGLLDALMERVVPLPVDGSRVVDIVGTGGDGAHTVNISTMAAIVTAAAGAPVVKNGGRSVSSKSGSADVLEALGLPLYLGPEQVARCLTDLGLGFTFAPTFHQGLKHAAPVRRTLGVPTAINYLAPLTNPARPGAALVGCSNPQIAPVLAAVLAERDASALVVRGHDGLDEITTAAPTDVWATTAGGGVRTTTLDTARFGLARPQPDALRGGDADYNARVVHTVLSGAPGAARDAVLANAAGALAAHSGIAGRQASLEDAFADGLDRARTAVDSGAAADLLERWITLASTVAEPR, encoded by the coding sequence GTGACCACACCCGTCCGCACCTGGGCCAAGCTCCTCGCCGCTCTCCTGCGCGGCGACGACCTGACCACAGCGGACACCCACTGGGCCATGGGCGAGGTCATGAAGGACAACCACGAGCCCGTCGCCTTCGCCGGTTTCCTGGTCGCGCTGCGCGCCAAGGGTGAGACCGCCGCAGAGATCAGCGGCCTGCTCGACGCCCTCATGGAGCGGGTCGTGCCGCTGCCGGTCGACGGGTCGAGGGTCGTCGACATCGTGGGCACCGGCGGCGACGGCGCGCACACGGTGAACATCTCCACCATGGCCGCGATCGTCACGGCCGCGGCCGGGGCTCCCGTGGTGAAGAACGGCGGACGCTCGGTCTCCAGCAAGAGCGGCTCCGCCGATGTCCTGGAGGCCCTCGGCCTGCCGCTGTACCTCGGCCCCGAGCAGGTCGCCCGCTGCCTCACCGATCTTGGACTCGGCTTCACCTTCGCCCCGACCTTCCACCAGGGCCTCAAACACGCCGCCCCCGTCCGGCGCACCCTCGGCGTGCCCACCGCGATCAACTATCTCGCGCCACTGACCAACCCCGCACGCCCCGGCGCCGCCCTGGTCGGCTGCTCCAACCCCCAGATCGCCCCCGTCCTCGCCGCCGTGCTGGCCGAGCGCGACGCCAGCGCCCTGGTGGTTCGCGGCCACGACGGACTGGACGAGATCACCACCGCCGCTCCCACCGACGTATGGGCGACCACAGCAGGAGGCGGCGTCCGCACGACGACGCTCGACACCGCCCGCTTCGGTCTGGCCCGCCCACAGCCAGACGCACTGCGCGGCGGCGACGCCGACTACAACGCCCGCGTCGTCCACACCGTGCTCAGCGGTGCGCCCGGAGCCGCCCGCGACGCCGTCCTCGCCAACGCCGCCGGTGCCCTGGCAGCCCACAGCGGAATCGCCGGGCGTCAGGCATCCCTCGAGGACGCCTTCGCCGACGGCCTCGATCGGGCCCGCACCGCCGTGGACAGCGGTGCCGCCGCCGACCTGCTCGAACGATGGATCACACTCGCCTCCACAGTGGCCGAACCCCGCTGA